A single region of the Lotus japonicus ecotype B-129 chromosome 4, LjGifu_v1.2 genome encodes:
- the LOC130713061 gene encoding uncharacterized protein LOC130713061 — protein sequence MESRRRRRSEELEQGRGSPLHRVRRRLRREEEHRARGDDLRLQNDCLQEELEYYRLKQWGVEVREAEAAEKVESFSAAVREVAVPDDMRSLKLATYNGQTDPKDHLLYFNVKMATGASSDAVKCRMFPSTFKSAVTAWFKALPRGSIAKFRDLSSQFLTQFSASKIEPVTIADLYDIRQKECETLKQYVKRYIDASRKIEESEPQTCACAFKNGLLPAKLNSKLSRKPAYSMTEARAQESAYILEEEDDAFKKKRVRAEKISSRRDESLTGKWKWKKEANGAREKDVERFPPRRTNSLRQRGRPKRCSNEELAKLLQEAEVTKVVKSARDGNSSQREVEVRTKWCEYHHLEGHDTNTCFALKGKVGRLIRARRA from the coding sequence ATGGAATCGCGTCGTCGACGACGAAGCGAAGAGCTAGAGCAGGGACGTGGCTCACCACTGCACCGCGTAAGAAGGAGGTTGCGCCGTGAAGAGGAGCACCGTGCACGGGGTGATGACCTCAGGCTGCAAAACGATTGTCTGCAAGAAGAGTTGGAGTATTATCGCCTCAAGCAGTGGGGCGTAGAAGTGAGGGAAGCCGAGGCCGCTGAGAAGGTCGAGTCATTCTCAGCGGCAGTGAGGGAGGTGGCTGTGCCGGATGATATGAGGAGTCTTAAGTTAGCGACATACAACGGACAAACGGATCCAAAGGATCATCTGCTTTATTTCAACGTGAAGATGGCAACAGGCGCGTCTTCCGATGCGGtcaagtgcaggatgtttccatccaCGTTTAAGAGCGCGGTAACAGCTTGGTTTAAAGCTCTGCCAAGAGGATCTATAGCAAAGTTTCGCGACTTATCATCGCAATTCCTTACTCAGTTCTCTGCAAGCAAGATTGAGCCGGTGACAATTGCAGATCTGTATGACATTCGACAGAAGGAATGCGAAACTTTGAAGCAATATGTAAAGCGGTACATTGATGCGTCTAGGAAGATCGAGGAGTCAGAGCCTCAGACATGCGCGTGCGCCTTCAAAAATGGATTGCTGCCGGCAAAGCTAAACAGCAAGCTGAGTCGGAAGCCGGCGTACTCGATGACAGAAGCTCGTGCCCAGGAGAGTGCTTACATCCTAGAGGAGGAGGACGACGCATTCAAGAAGAAACGTGTAAGGGCGGAAAAAATAAGCAGCCGGAGGGATGAATCGCTAACGGGAAAATGGAAATGGAAAAAGGAGGCAAATGGAGCACGAGAAAAGGACGTCGAGCGTTTCCCCCCTCGCCGGACAAACAGCCTTCGCCAGCGTGGAAGGCCAAAGAGATGTTCGAACGAAGAATTGGCAAAGCTGCTCCAGGAGGCGGAGGTGACGAAAGTGGTCAAGAGCGCAAGAGATGGAAATAGTTCGCAGCGAGAGGTGGAGGTCCGGACAAAATGGTGCGAATATCACCACTTGGAAGGCCATGACACCAATACTTGTTTCGCGCTGAAAGGCAAGGTCGGAAGGCTGATTAGGGCGAGGCGAGCATAA